One segment of Paenibacillus sp. FSL R7-0337 DNA contains the following:
- a CDS encoding glycerate kinase: MRERTFVLAPDSFKESMTAKEVCAAMETGLRKIYPEATYIHVPMADGGEGTVQSLVDASGGEIHYLEVAGPLGHPVTAQFGILGDGQAAAIEMASASGIQRVDKAERNPLITTTYGTGELILECLNRGIRKIIIGIGGSATNDGGAGMAEALGARFLDEAGNLLPRGGGSLGRLASVDVSGLDARLQQVQLIVACDVTNPLCGEQGASAVFGPQKGATPDMVQQLDANLAHYAAVVKQQLHKDVRDLPGAGAAGGLGAGLMIFTQATLQKGIEIVIEYTGLQQKLEQADFVFTGEGGIDFQTQFGKTPYGVARTAKASGKKVIALAGYIGEGIETLYAEGIDAVFGIVPGASSLEKLLADGPANVERTCENIARLLKLAE; encoded by the coding sequence ATGAGAGAGAGAACCTTTGTACTGGCGCCGGATTCCTTCAAGGAGAGCATGACCGCGAAAGAAGTATGTGCAGCGATGGAGACCGGGCTCCGCAAGATATACCCTGAAGCAACCTACATTCATGTTCCGATGGCTGACGGCGGGGAGGGAACCGTACAGTCCCTTGTCGACGCTTCCGGCGGAGAGATTCATTATTTAGAAGTCGCAGGACCGCTGGGACATCCGGTAACGGCACAATTCGGTATTCTCGGTGACGGCCAGGCGGCGGCCATCGAGATGGCTTCAGCCAGCGGCATTCAGCGGGTGGACAAGGCGGAGCGGAATCCGCTGATCACCACCACCTATGGTACGGGCGAGCTGATTCTGGAATGTCTGAACCGTGGTATCCGCAAAATCATCATCGGCATCGGCGGCAGCGCCACCAATGACGGCGGTGCCGGAATGGCCGAAGCGCTCGGCGCCCGATTCCTGGATGAAGCTGGGAACTTGCTCCCTCGCGGCGGCGGCAGCCTGGGGCGGCTGGCGAGTGTTGACGTTAGCGGGCTTGATGCGAGACTGCAGCAGGTTCAGCTCATCGTTGCCTGCGATGTGACCAATCCGCTCTGCGGGGAGCAGGGGGCTTCAGCCGTATTCGGTCCGCAAAAAGGGGCAACGCCCGATATGGTGCAGCAGCTTGACGCCAATCTGGCCCATTATGCAGCGGTTGTGAAGCAGCAGCTTCACAAGGATGTACGTGATCTTCCCGGAGCTGGTGCCGCCGGAGGACTGGGCGCGGGTCTGATGATCTTCACGCAGGCCACGCTGCAGAAGGGAATTGAGATCGTGATTGAATACACAGGGCTTCAGCAGAAGCTGGAGCAGGCGGACTTCGTCTTCACCGGAGAAGGCGGGATTGACTTCCAGACCCAATTCGGCAAAACTCCGTACGGCGTAGCCCGCACCGCCAAGGCCAGCGGCAAAAAAGTCATCGCCCTGGCCGGTTACATCGGCGAGGGAATCGAGACGCTCTACGCCGAAGGAATCGACGCCGTCTTCGGCATCGTTCCCGGCGCTTCGAGCCTGGAGAAGCTGCTGGCTGACGGTCCCGCCAACGTCGAGCGCACCTGCGAGAATATCGCCAGGCTGCTGAAGCTAGCCGAATAG
- a CDS encoding SLC13 family permease, which translates to MEGLIIGWYGALAGLAIAIILILKKLNPVYALFLGAIVGALIGGANLEQTVSVLVSGTQSVMGTVLRVLAAGVLAGVMMESGAAEAIAQAIVRKFGGSKAILALALATMVITAMGVFIPVAVLIVAPIALSVGNKMEISKLALLLALSGGGKAGNIISPNPNTIAAARGFDLDLSHVMLAGVIPAICGLIVTVILATLLKKKGVMVTPGEAANGTDNVNTAAYPPLSRAIVAPLVAIVLLMINPIGSISGIEALTKLKVDALYILPLAGIIGMLAMGQGNKVLQYTSSGLSKMTATVLILIGAGGIAGLISASDLSAQVVHLIELSGISGTFLAPISGILMAAATASTSTGVIVATGSFGQAILNMGTAPLAAAVMVHTGATVIDSLPQGTYFHVTADSMKMSIKQRMGLIPYEAIVGGTMTIVATLVYGFLL; encoded by the coding sequence ATGGAAGGATTAATCATTGGTTGGTATGGAGCGCTTGCAGGACTGGCAATTGCCATTATTCTGATCCTAAAGAAATTAAATCCGGTCTACGCTCTGTTCCTGGGTGCCATTGTAGGGGCGCTGATCGGCGGAGCCAATCTCGAACAGACCGTGAGCGTTCTTGTGAGCGGTACACAAAGTGTAATGGGCACGGTGCTGCGGGTGCTGGCCGCCGGTGTGCTGGCTGGTGTGATGATGGAGTCGGGTGCGGCTGAAGCCATAGCCCAGGCTATTGTCCGAAAGTTCGGCGGAAGTAAGGCCATTCTGGCCCTCGCGCTGGCCACGATGGTCATTACGGCAATGGGCGTATTCATCCCGGTAGCGGTGCTGATTGTGGCTCCGATCGCTTTATCCGTAGGTAATAAAATGGAGATCTCGAAGCTGGCGCTGCTGCTGGCCTTGTCGGGCGGGGGGAAGGCAGGTAATATTATCTCACCGAATCCGAATACGATTGCTGCTGCGCGCGGCTTTGATCTTGATCTGAGCCATGTCATGCTGGCAGGTGTAATCCCGGCAATCTGCGGATTAATTGTAACCGTTATCTTAGCAACCCTGCTGAAGAAAAAAGGTGTCATGGTTACCCCGGGCGAAGCTGCGAACGGGACAGATAACGTGAATACGGCCGCTTACCCGCCGCTCAGCAGAGCTATTGTGGCTCCGCTTGTGGCCATCGTCCTGCTCATGATTAACCCGATCGGCTCCATCTCCGGGATCGAAGCGTTGACCAAGCTTAAGGTGGATGCGCTCTATATCCTGCCGCTGGCGGGGATCATCGGGATGCTGGCGATGGGGCAAGGCAACAAGGTGCTGCAGTATACATCCTCCGGCCTTAGCAAAATGACCGCAACTGTACTGATCCTAATTGGGGCAGGCGGCATCGCCGGTCTGATCTCCGCTTCCGATCTGTCCGCCCAGGTCGTGCATCTGATTGAGCTGTCCGGGATTTCCGGGACGTTCCTGGCACCGATCTCCGGGATACTAATGGCTGCGGCTACCGCCTCAACATCCACGGGTGTTATTGTCGCCACCGGCTCCTTCGGGCAGGCCATTCTGAATATGGGCACGGCTCCGCTGGCTGCCGCTGTGATGGTTCATACCGGAGCTACGGTCATCGACTCGCTGCCGCAAGGCACTTACTTCCATGTCACGGCCGATAGTATGAAAATGTCGATCAAGCAGCGCATGGGGCTCATCCCGTATGAGGCCATCGTTGGCGGCACGATGACGATTGTGGCTACGCTGGTTTACGGATTTTTACTCTAA
- a CDS encoding response regulator, protein MRQLLIVDDEKNIRCGLRAMIEREVAGRYDIHLACDAFEALDMIASMKIEILITDIRMPELDGIGLIKKLQEFRPRPAIVIVSGYDDFSYARAAIRYEVNEYLLKPVIREELAEVLERIEEELNVSASNLHLGMEQFHTACEQAEVTVEDSFLQPTPDTIPIQKENKGIEHALQYIHDNYSHNINMMMVSSKVSFNYSYFSQAFRDYTGENFVSYLKRLRINKAKELLRDTEDRIYEIAGRSGFGNTKNFNRVFRESEGVSPLEYRNQQKLLTTLMEQ, encoded by the coding sequence ATGAGACAGCTGCTGATTGTAGATGATGAGAAGAATATCCGGTGCGGGCTACGGGCCATGATTGAGCGGGAGGTTGCAGGGCGCTATGATATCCACTTGGCTTGTGATGCCTTTGAGGCCCTGGACATGATCGCATCAATGAAAATAGAAATTCTGATTACGGACATTCGTATGCCCGAGTTGGATGGAATTGGCTTGATTAAGAAGCTTCAGGAGTTCAGGCCCAGGCCCGCCATTGTAATTGTGAGCGGGTATGATGATTTCTCGTATGCCAGAGCCGCTATCCGCTATGAAGTGAATGAGTACCTGCTTAAGCCGGTCATTCGTGAGGAATTAGCTGAAGTGCTGGAGCGGATTGAAGAGGAGCTTAACGTTTCGGCAAGCAATCTTCACCTGGGCATGGAGCAGTTTCATACGGCCTGTGAGCAAGCGGAAGTTACAGTGGAAGATTCATTTCTGCAGCCTACTCCCGATACCATACCCATACAGAAGGAGAATAAGGGAATAGAGCATGCCCTGCAATACATCCACGACAATTATTCGCATAACATCAACATGATGATGGTTTCAAGCAAAGTGTCTTTTAACTACTCCTACTTCAGCCAGGCTTTCCGGGACTACACCGGAGAGAATTTTGTAAGCTATCTGAAGCGGCTGCGGATCAATAAGGCGAAGGAGCTGCTGCGGGATACGGAGGATAGAATCTATGAAATAGCCGGTAGGTCAGGCTTCGGGAACACCAAGAATTTTAACAGAGTATTCAGAGAAAGCGAAGGCGTAAGCCCGCTGGAGTACCGCAATCAGCAAAAGCTGTTAACCACACTGATGGAGCAATGA
- a CDS encoding sensor histidine kinase: MKSWFADLSIHMKLIGAYIVIILVPVIVISNYLFADFYQNTVDDIITENRYQIHNEKQAIMSKIEVMEKSFFMLISDRSLGEYVTAEAEPGVKEIKQFQEYSLNFLQSVLFSNPNIASVRFFVNNPRVSELWPIIYQEERIKGSPMYTKLMNQKEYALWEIQPEDAIFEHTGPPVDERSDSMVSLAVRSNLANKQHIGIVKVEMRIEDFFDKAYNNSGERDSRFFIIDQQSKLYTNSMEPLPGLNQAQILKAAVKVKQEGRSSLQFSAGGEDFLYLLEPIDRLHVDLVNVISLQSTYSKIDSTRNRVILIISLLLVLLAVITYWIQSIVLKKLHVLRESMQKVGKGDFHVEIDVQGGDEIGELARHFREMLGTINGLIAEAVQRSAATKEAELQALRNQIDAHFLYNTLENLKMLAEVEGQYTVSDALTSLGSIMRYNLRWTGDTVQLADELKHIQHYISIMNIRYDEKLKVEIQAEDRFHAHELLKMSLQPIVENALKHGMYSALMRGDGLIINVQAYADDQFFYIEVTDNGIGIPADGLQQLNHKLIMSDEEFNQLTQETAGYSTGHNGIGLRNVNQRIRLHYGEDYGICVESRQRSYTTVRVKLPLLTSVRGGMQSL; this comes from the coding sequence TTGAAAAGTTGGTTTGCTGATTTATCCATTCATATGAAGTTAATCGGGGCGTATATCGTCATTATTCTGGTCCCGGTCATTGTGATCTCTAACTATTTGTTTGCTGATTTCTATCAGAATACGGTCGATGACATCATTACAGAGAACCGCTACCAGATCCATAACGAGAAGCAGGCGATCATGAGCAAGATTGAGGTGATGGAAAAGTCATTCTTTATGCTCATTTCAGACCGGAGCCTGGGGGAGTACGTGACCGCTGAAGCGGAGCCTGGAGTCAAAGAGATCAAACAATTTCAGGAGTACTCGCTGAACTTCTTACAGAGCGTATTGTTCAGTAATCCCAATATTGCGAGCGTCCGTTTCTTCGTCAACAATCCGCGGGTCAGTGAGCTATGGCCGATTATTTATCAGGAAGAACGGATTAAGGGTAGCCCCATGTACACGAAATTGATGAATCAGAAGGAGTATGCCTTATGGGAGATCCAGCCAGAGGATGCTATATTCGAGCATACCGGTCCGCCGGTGGATGAACGGTCAGACTCCATGGTCTCCTTGGCGGTTAGAAGTAACTTGGCCAACAAGCAGCACATTGGCATTGTCAAAGTTGAAATGCGGATTGAGGATTTTTTTGACAAGGCGTATAACAACAGCGGGGAACGCGATTCAAGGTTCTTCATTATAGATCAGCAAAGCAAATTGTACACCAACAGTATGGAGCCGCTCCCAGGTTTGAATCAAGCTCAAATCTTGAAGGCTGCCGTTAAGGTTAAGCAGGAAGGCCGGTCATCCTTGCAATTTTCAGCGGGGGGTGAAGATTTCCTGTATCTCCTTGAGCCCATCGACCGCTTACATGTGGATCTGGTTAACGTTATCTCTCTGCAGAGCACCTACTCCAAAATTGACAGCACCCGAAACAGGGTTATTCTGATCATCAGTCTTCTGCTGGTTCTGCTTGCGGTCATTACTTACTGGATTCAATCTATTGTTCTAAAAAAGCTGCATGTACTGAGGGAGTCGATGCAGAAGGTAGGCAAGGGTGACTTTCATGTGGAGATCGATGTGCAGGGCGGTGATGAGATCGGTGAGCTGGCGCGCCACTTCAGGGAGATGCTGGGCACCATCAATGGCTTGATTGCGGAAGCTGTACAGCGCAGCGCTGCCACTAAAGAAGCGGAGCTTCAAGCCTTACGCAATCAGATCGATGCCCATTTCCTGTACAACACCCTGGAGAATTTGAAAATGCTCGCTGAGGTTGAGGGCCAATACACCGTATCGGATGCACTTACTTCACTCGGCAGCATTATGCGTTACAATCTTAGATGGACTGGCGATACCGTGCAGCTGGCAGACGAGTTGAAGCATATTCAGCATTACATCTCGATTATGAACATCCGTTACGATGAGAAGCTTAAGGTTGAGATTCAAGCAGAAGACAGATTCCATGCTCATGAATTATTAAAAATGTCGCTGCAGCCCATCGTTGAGAATGCGTTGAAGCACGGGATGTATTCCGCTCTGATGAGGGGGGACGGGCTGATAATCAATGTGCAAGCGTATGCGGATGATCAATTCTTTTACATAGAGGTAACTGACAACGGGATCGGAATTCCAGCGGATGGGCTACAGCAGTTGAATCACAAGTTGATCATGAGTGACGAAGAATTCAATCAATTAACGCAGGAGACTGCCGGGTATAGCACAGGACATAACGGAATCGGCTTGCGTAATGTGAATCAGCGCATCCGGCTGCATTATGGAGAGGATTATGGAATTTGCGTAGAGAGCAGACAGAGAAGTTATACCACAGTGAGGGTGAAGCTACCTTTGTTGACATCAGTTAGAGGAGGAATGCAGAGCCTATGA
- a CDS encoding sensor histidine kinase, whose translation MYTRIITFMNNLKLRTKLFLSFGSVVLIPVLIVGVFLTSELRNMAMNNALKQITANVDRVKKRTSEMLNVPVDIVYRLSNDSRLEEAANHRYESVYDVVQAYWDYPDFRDFVRLYKEVSSIRLYIDNPTVLNNWEFLQADEAVTREPWYQLALAQKGLAFWSYIPDSRNGQYYLSLIRKVDFLKQRTTGVLVVNVNSDQLSSILKQESFETFIVDENDNVVASNRAGTLGKSLREINLKPLSTLAGHGPADITIDGQSFKMLIDDWQPEGSLNSLRIISIFSVESIVSEPNRIISLASSVIISSLFLAIILIYYFSRLLTGRMLHLSKHISKVASGNLEARLVIDGKDEIGQLARQFNHMVRNVNDLMSEVQESNQQKNAILLKQNEIKFKMMASQINPHFLFNALESIRMKAHTRGQTDIAQVVRLLGKMMRKNLEVGGGRITLQSELETVNCYLVIQKFRYNDRLAYELYVDPAANTLRIPPLIIQPLVENCVIHGLEDRIDGGMVRVDIRVEDGLLKVQVSDNGTGISPDRLAELRQMLDNNDDYETHSIGMRNIHLRLKLTYGPEFGLVLASQSGYGTQISFAIPLRSDSYV comes from the coding sequence GTGTATACCCGTATCATCACCTTCATGAACAACCTGAAGCTCAGGACCAAGCTCTTCCTCTCCTTCGGCAGTGTTGTCCTGATTCCGGTGCTTATTGTGGGGGTGTTCCTGACCAGTGAATTGCGGAATATGGCGATGAATAATGCGCTGAAGCAGATTACGGCGAATGTCGACCGTGTGAAAAAACGGACCAGCGAGATGCTGAACGTTCCGGTGGATATCGTCTACCGCCTGTCCAATGACAGCCGGCTGGAGGAGGCCGCGAATCACCGGTACGAATCGGTCTATGATGTGGTGCAGGCCTACTGGGATTATCCCGACTTCCGGGATTTCGTCCGCCTGTACAAAGAGGTCTCCAGCATCCGGCTGTATATCGACAACCCGACGGTGCTTAACAACTGGGAATTCCTCCAGGCTGACGAAGCGGTTACCCGGGAGCCGTGGTACCAGCTCGCCCTCGCCCAGAAGGGGCTGGCGTTCTGGAGTTATATTCCTGACAGCCGGAACGGCCAGTACTATCTCAGCCTGATCCGCAAGGTCGACTTCCTCAAGCAGCGCACAACCGGTGTACTGGTCGTGAATGTTAATTCGGATCAGCTCAGCAGTATTCTGAAGCAGGAGAGCTTCGAGACCTTTATCGTTGATGAGAATGACAACGTTGTCGCCTCCAACCGGGCGGGCACTCTCGGCAAGTCGCTGCGCGAAATCAACCTTAAGCCGCTGTCCACCCTTGCGGGGCACGGGCCTGCGGATATCACGATTGACGGGCAGTCCTTCAAAATGCTGATCGACGACTGGCAGCCCGAGGGCAGCTTGAACAGCCTGCGGATTATCTCTATTTTCTCGGTAGAGAGTATTGTGAGTGAGCCCAACCGGATTATTTCCCTGGCTTCTTCCGTCATTATCTCCTCCCTATTTCTTGCAATCATCCTAATCTACTACTTCTCCCGCCTGCTCACCGGACGCATGCTGCATCTCAGCAAGCATATCTCCAAGGTTGCCTCCGGCAATCTGGAAGCCCGGCTCGTGATCGACGGCAAAGATGAGATCGGCCAGCTGGCCCGGCAGTTCAACCACATGGTCCGCAATGTCAATGACCTGATGAGCGAGGTGCAGGAATCCAACCAGCAGAAGAATGCCATCCTGCTGAAGCAGAATGAAATCAAATTCAAAATGATGGCCAGCCAGATCAATCCCCATTTCCTGTTCAATGCCCTGGAGTCTATCCGGATGAAGGCCCACACCCGCGGCCAGACCGATATTGCGCAGGTTGTCCGGCTGCTGGGCAAGATGATGCGCAAAAACTTAGAGGTCGGCGGAGGCAGAATCACCCTGCAAAGTGAGCTGGAGACCGTGAACTGTTACCTGGTTATCCAGAAATTCCGCTACAATGACCGGCTGGCCTACGAGCTATACGTAGATCCGGCAGCGAATACCCTAAGGATTCCGCCGCTTATCATTCAGCCGCTGGTGGAGAATTGTGTCATTCACGGCCTGGAGGACCGGATCGACGGCGGAATGGTCCGGGTAGATATCCGGGTGGAGGATGGCCTTCTTAAGGTGCAGGTCTCCGATAACGGTACCGGAATCTCACCTGACCGGCTCGCAGAGCTGCGGCAGATGCTGGACAACAACGATGACTATGAGACCCACAGTATCGGAATGCGTAACATCCATCTGCGCCTGAAGCTGACCTATGGCCCGGAATTCGGCCTGGTTCTGGCCAGCCAGAGCGGATACGGCACACAGATCAGCTTCGCCATCCCTTTAAGGAGTGATTCCTATGTATAG
- a CDS encoding response regulator transcription factor yields the protein MYSVLIVDDELSIREGLVTLLDWESLGYRVVDTAANAVEARHKAKLYSPDLMIVDIRMPGKDGLELIGELREDHEELHILILSGYADFSYAKRALSYNIDNYLLKPVDEEELQLYLTGLSTVLNARQAHRKNHEAVKVWSREMLVQSLLMESSLHPAPALMESALEAGLLWDSYQIVLIRLLLQDSADNGPSSSVKSRLTSSFEDNRSGIVFALDSYLGVLLQPSYQKELVSKRMAGQIREAAAAEGLECIITAGDMVDSLTELQVSHQSALARMKDHFFYDEPGMIGPDSLKLKQGMPANPQDTESRLTPVMDRLYFALDTGNLRVITALIQEAGDLMAAAGSSEMAVKSYYVRAVTSMSGKLSVHYKELSAAQSRMEEQIQQIYRHTSLPQLQRYISGLLEEYAAGIIRDDIDVLMKRMVDLIHRHYDENLKLETLADVFTYSSAYLGKLFKNTMGCSFNTYLDTIRIEKAKELLDQGCKIHQAASSVGFSDVDYFREKFKKIAGISPSAYRRKEPENAFSESAYEKD from the coding sequence ATGTATAGTGTGTTAATTGTTGATGATGAATTGTCGATCCGCGAAGGACTAGTCACTCTGCTGGATTGGGAGAGCCTCGGCTACCGGGTGGTAGATACAGCAGCCAATGCGGTTGAAGCCAGGCATAAGGCTAAGCTGTATTCCCCGGATCTGATGATTGTGGATATCCGTATGCCCGGGAAGGATGGGCTGGAGCTGATCGGCGAGCTGCGGGAGGATCATGAGGAGCTGCATATTCTCATATTGAGCGGCTATGCCGACTTCAGTTATGCCAAGCGGGCGCTGTCTTACAATATCGATAACTATCTGCTTAAGCCGGTTGATGAGGAGGAATTGCAGCTGTATCTTACCGGCCTGTCCACCGTACTGAATGCGCGGCAGGCGCACCGCAAGAATCATGAGGCTGTTAAGGTCTGGAGCCGGGAGATGCTGGTGCAATCCCTGCTGATGGAGAGCAGTCTGCATCCCGCCCCCGCGCTGATGGAGTCGGCGCTGGAAGCGGGGCTGCTCTGGGATTCCTACCAGATCGTGCTGATCCGGCTGCTGCTGCAGGATTCTGCGGACAACGGGCCTTCCAGCAGCGTCAAGTCCCGGCTGACCTCAAGCTTCGAGGACAACCGCTCTGGCATCGTTTTCGCGCTCGATTCTTATCTCGGGGTGCTGCTGCAGCCCTCGTACCAGAAGGAGCTGGTAAGCAAACGGATGGCCGGGCAGATCCGCGAAGCCGCTGCCGCTGAGGGACTGGAATGCATCATCACCGCCGGGGATATGGTGGACAGTCTGACTGAACTGCAGGTCTCTCATCAGTCCGCGCTGGCGCGGATGAAGGATCACTTTTTCTACGATGAGCCGGGGATGATCGGCCCGGATTCGCTCAAGCTAAAGCAGGGGATGCCTGCGAATCCCCAGGATACGGAGAGCAGGCTCACTCCCGTAATGGACCGGCTGTATTTTGCCCTGGATACCGGCAATCTCCGTGTAATCACTGCCCTGATCCAGGAAGCAGGGGACCTCATGGCTGCTGCCGGCTCATCCGAGATGGCGGTGAAATCCTACTATGTCCGGGCCGTCACCTCCATGTCAGGCAAGCTGTCCGTTCATTATAAGGAGCTTAGCGCTGCACAGAGCCGGATGGAGGAGCAGATTCAGCAGATCTACAGGCATACCTCCCTCCCCCAGCTCCAGCGCTATATCTCAGGTCTGCTGGAGGAATATGCTGCCGGGATTATCCGCGATGATATAGATGTCCTGATGAAGCGGATGGTCGATCTGATCCACCGGCACTATGACGAGAATCTGAAGCTGGAGACGCTGGCCGATGTGTTCACCTATAGCAGTGCGTATCTTGGGAAGCTGTTCAAGAACACCATGGGCTGCTCCTTCAATACTTATCTGGATACGATCCGCATTGAGAAGGCCAAGGAGCTGCTGGACCAGGGCTGCAAAATCCATCAGGCGGCCAGCAGCGTCGGCTTCAGCGATGTCGATTATTTCCGCGAGAAGTTCAAAAAAATCGCAGGCATCTCCCCCTCCGCTTACCGGAGAAAGGAGCCTGAGAACGCTTTTTCAGAAAGCGCTTACGAAAAGGACTGA
- a CDS encoding ABC transporter permease subunit — MKAITTAMKPEPKKSSSSFWGKFRQQKYLYMMAVPFVLWAFVFSYLPLWGWMMAFQKYKPGKSFFEQKWVGLQYFRELFQDEQFFNALRNTLAMSIMGLLAGFIIPIIFAILLNEVRLQVLKRFVQTVSYLPHFVSWVVAAGIITKMLSTDNGAVNDLLMGLHIISEPIQFMAKGNLFWGIVTASDVWKETGWNTIIYLAAISGIGPELYEAARVDGASRLQQVRHITFPGIRGTIVILLIMSIGHLISIGFEKQFLLGNNLVRDYSQTLDLYALNYGLGMGRFSFGTAINIFNSVVSVILLFTANGIFKKITKESII; from the coding sequence ATGAAAGCGATTACCACCGCGATGAAGCCGGAGCCGAAGAAATCCTCCTCCAGCTTCTGGGGGAAATTCCGGCAGCAGAAATACCTCTATATGATGGCTGTTCCTTTTGTCCTCTGGGCCTTTGTCTTCAGCTATCTTCCGTTATGGGGGTGGATGATGGCCTTCCAGAAGTATAAGCCGGGCAAATCCTTTTTCGAGCAAAAATGGGTCGGCCTCCAGTACTTCCGGGAGCTGTTCCAGGATGAGCAATTCTTCAACGCCCTGCGCAATACGCTGGCCATGAGTATCATGGGACTGCTGGCAGGCTTTATCATTCCGATTATCTTCGCTATTCTGCTGAATGAGGTACGGCTGCAGGTGCTGAAGCGCTTCGTTCAGACGGTGTCGTATCTGCCGCACTTTGTGTCCTGGGTGGTTGCTGCCGGGATCATTACCAAGATGCTCTCCACAGACAACGGCGCAGTCAATGACCTGCTAATGGGCCTTCATATCATCAGTGAACCGATTCAGTTCATGGCCAAAGGCAATCTGTTCTGGGGCATTGTCACCGCATCGGATGTGTGGAAGGAGACGGGCTGGAATACCATTATCTATCTCGCCGCCATCTCGGGCATCGGGCCGGAGCTGTACGAGGCAGCCAGGGTGGACGGGGCCAGCCGGCTCCAGCAGGTGCGTCATATCACTTTTCCGGGCATACGGGGTACCATCGTGATCCTGCTGATTATGTCCATCGGCCATCTGATCAGCATCGGGTTCGAGAAGCAGTTCCTGCTCGGCAACAATCTGGTGCGTGACTACTCGCAAACCCTTGACCTGTATGCGCTGAATTACGGGCTGGGAATGGGCCGGTTCTCCTTCGGGACGGCGATTAATATTTTCAACTCCGTGGTGAGTGTGATTCTGCTCTTTACCGCCAACGGCATCTTCAAAAAAATAACCAAGGAAAGCATCATATAG
- a CDS encoding carbohydrate ABC transporter permease, with amino-acid sequence MIKKLAAASWSDRIFDLVVYLAITVVTVATLYPFLNVLAISFNDSTDSIKGGITIYPRVFTFKNYETIFAFSGLITGFKISVLRTIIGTLLGLVSASMLAFTLSRVDFQARKFVSTFLALTMYVSGGLIPFYILIKDLHMMGTFGVYVLPGLVSAFNVFVIRSFIDGLPYALQESAKLDGANDFTIYWRVILPLTKPALATIALFLAVGQWNAWIDTYLYNGSKDSLTTLQFELMKVIQSTTTNADNFRGRNMTEVMAQISPESVKMAITIVVTVPILIVYPFLQRYFVKGMTLGSVKS; translated from the coding sequence ATGATTAAAAAACTGGCTGCGGCCTCCTGGTCGGACCGCATCTTCGATTTGGTTGTCTATCTGGCGATTACGGTAGTAACTGTTGCTACGCTGTACCCTTTTCTGAACGTGCTGGCGATCTCCTTCAATGACTCGACGGACAGCATCAAGGGCGGGATTACGATCTACCCCCGGGTGTTCACCTTCAAGAATTATGAGACGATCTTCGCCTTCTCCGGCCTGATTACCGGGTTCAAAATTTCGGTGCTGCGGACGATTATCGGGACTCTGCTCGGACTGGTCAGTGCGTCCATGCTGGCCTTCACCTTAAGCCGGGTAGACTTCCAGGCCCGTAAGTTCGTCTCCACCTTCCTGGCACTGACGATGTATGTATCGGGAGGTCTGATCCCCTTTTACATTCTGATCAAGGATCTGCATATGATGGGCACCTTTGGCGTGTATGTCCTGCCCGGTCTGGTGAGCGCCTTCAATGTGTTCGTGATCCGCTCCTTCATCGACGGTCTGCCGTACGCCCTGCAGGAATCCGCCAAGCTGGACGGAGCCAATGACTTCACCATCTACTGGCGTGTTATTCTGCCGCTGACCAAGCCAGCCTTGGCAACCATCGCCCTGTTCCTGGCCGTCGGCCAGTGGAATGCGTGGATTGACACCTATCTGTATAACGGCTCGAAGGACTCGCTGACCACGCTGCAATTCGAGCTGATGAAGGTCATTCAGAGCACCACGACCAATGCGGATAATTTCCGCGGGCGCAATATGACTGAGGTCATGGCCCAGATCTCCCCCGAATCAGTCAAAATGGCGATCACTATTGTCGTTACCGTTCCCATTCTGATTGTCTATCCGTTCCTGCAGCGCTATTTCGTCAAAGGCATGACGCTGGGTTCGGTTAAAAGCTAA